Part of the Microcoleus sp. bin38.metabat.b11b12b14.051 genome is shown below.
TCAATTTAACTGGTTCACTCAAGATCATTTTTACCATCTCAATCACACAAGTCACAACTGCTGATGTCAGATTTTTTGTTTCCTAACCCTTTTAGTATAACTGGGGTTATATTTAATTGCAAGCCCCTTGGAGGGGTTGGGAGGATGCCATAGTGTTAAACCACAATTTATCTTTTGTCCCACTGTACCTAGAACGTTGAGGTCGATCGATCTGTCAAAAGGCATGAAAAATCCTGCCTGTGTTCCCTGTTACCAATTGATTATTGTGCAGAATTTCCTGGCAAGATAGCAGTAGTTCCCATTTCTAACCCTGAATGTGCCTCAATTAGGCTAGATAGCTGTGAGAAATATTTCCTCCCAAAAATCTCAAATGCACTGGGTATGGAGCCTCCGGCACCGGCTCTTTGTATCTGTTCTGTTCGCTATTGCAGTAGCTCTTTTCCTACCGCGCGACTATCTCCCCCTGACTCGCACACTGTGCATTTGGAACGCGGGCGCCGTCAATTTCCTGATTTTGACTTGGATACTCATGCTCAAAGGCACTCCCGAACTGATGCGCCACAACGCTCAGCAGTTGGACGCCGGCCGCTTGGCAATCTTAAGCACGATTACAGGAGCAGCTTTTGCCAGCTTTTTAGCCATCTTCTTCCTGCTGCGGGATACCAAAGGCCTGCCCCCAAATTTGCTATTACTGCACTTAGGGCTTTCCGTGCTGACCATTGTTGGCTCCTGGATGCAGGTACACACTATCTTCACCATGCACTACGCGCACAGCTACTACGGAAACAGCAGCAAGCAGCAGGGAAGCTACTCGCAGGCGAATGGTTTGGATTTTCCCGGCGACGACGAACCAGACTACAAAGATTTTTTATATTTCTCCTTTGGGATTGGGATGACTTGCCAAGTCGCAGACGTGCAGACAACTTCTCGTTCAATGAGATTTCTCGTGCTTGTTCACAGCGTGCTGTCGTTCTTTTTTAACACCGCTATTCTAGCCATGAGCGTCAATATTATTGCGGGATTAAATGGATAGACTTCTGTCTCAGTGGTAAATAGGGTTGACTTCCATAAAAGTTATCAGTCAAGAGGTACGTCGTTCCATAAATGTCAGCATACTGTGATATATGAGTCGCGCCCTTATGGCATAAATACTATAACTCAATAAAATATTAATAAGTCATTTATGGAATTTAAATAACTTCAAATTAAACAATAAATAAGACAGAGGGATTTATTGTGATATTTATCCCAGAAAATGAGACGGTCATATCTGCGATCGCTAGCGAAATCATGACGCCATGAATTTAGGCTACAATATAATTACCAGTCATAACAAATCAATGTGAGTGGAATTAACCGTGAACTTATTCTCTAAACCAGAACCAGTCTCATTGATCAACATCTCCCCCGAACTCAAAAAACAGAAAGCGAAGAAATTGTCCATCTCTTTAATGATATGGAAACAATAGAAAGAGTCACCGCAGAAATCAAGAGTACAGGGGAACGCACAGCAGCGGACGATCCAGAAGACAATTATCAACGTTATGGATTGTACTTTTCAGAACCAATTGGTTATATACTAAAAGCAGACGGTACTCGGATACAACTAGAATATGGTGAAATAAAAATCAAAAAAACCACAGGTAAATATCATGTCATACCTCGCACAAGACCCCGTACAAGCTACTAAAGTCAGTCAAGAATCACAGCAAGAGACTGAGTGGGAGTTTGCGGAAATCTGGGCTGATACTCTGATATCTCCTCCTTATATCCTGATGTTAGTTAAGGAAAAATCAGGAAAAATTTTCATCCATAACCCAGCACAAAATTATAAAGTTATCTTTGCCAGTGACAATTACGAATCTGCTAAAATGTGGCTCTTAGAGGAGGAATACGAGCGTTTGAATAGTCGGATTTTGCAAGAAGTATAATGGAGCAAATGTTTTTCAGATTTAATACGTAAAGATGTGAAGATAATTTAGGATAAATTACGAAGTAAAATAAATCATGAATTTAGAGCAAGCAGTTTTAGATAAGTTGCGGGCATTGCCACCGGAGAGGCAGCAAGAAGTTTTAGATTTTGCAGAATTTCTTCAGCAAAAAAGTCTTGTTAAACGACCGCTCAAGAGTGCCAAAGGCTTGTGTGCTGACTTGAAAGTAGATATTACGGAAGAAGACATTGCCCAAGCCAGACAAGAAATGTGGGGGAACTTTCCCAGGGAGATTGTTTGATGCCCTCATTTGATTGTGTTACAATCAATAAATAAAAGGATAAGATTCTGTCCAGCAACAACGAGTATTACATACCAGCATTATCTCTGACACAACAAACAATACACGGAGAAGATATCCCCTTACCAGATCCACTCGCAGAAGGACAACCCCATACAACACTTGGAAGAAGAGATGGAAGCGATCGTATTTGTTACCGCCAGTCAGCAACCTTTCCTTCGTCAACTTGGCAGAAAGCTAATGGCTATGATGTGCCTTGGGGTAGAGTGGATTGGACGGATCACGATCGCCCATTCGATCATCCCAACCCCCATATCCACGAATTTCGCTACAATTGGGAGCAAAAAAGATGGGAATGTGGATTGCCAAAATTTTGGTGGTATCCCAGAGATGTTGATTAACTAAAGGAGAAATTATGGATGCCTGTTTTGAAATATTGCTTTCTACAAGACAGACTCTTGAGTATTTAGAATGCTATCAGGAAACTTTTACTTGGGGTGATGTAGAATATCCTCAAGGTGAAAAATATTACCGTTGGGGCAAACATATAAAATTAGTAGAGCGAGAAATCCCGCCCCATATAATTAAGCTTTTGCCTCCAGCCTATGGAAATATGGAATGGCTAAATTTTTCGGTGCAAGGGAAAGGATTAGACTTGTTAGAATCTGAGGTGAATGGCTCAGAGATAGATTGGGAAGGTAAAAGTTTTGATGATTTTATCAAGTTGATGCTGACTGAGCAACCTCAGTGGATTGTAATATTTGAATGGCACTGCGATCGAATAGATATTACATACCAACAGAATGTTAATGAGTGTATTTGTCAGATTAAAAATAACTTGAAATGGGAAAATAAGAGAGAGGGATTTTTAGTGATGTCTATACCAGAAAACGAGATTAGCTCATCTACGATGGTCGGTGAAATTACTCGCCCGGAATTTATGCTACAATTTAATTGCCAGTCATAACAAATCAAGATGAGTGGAATTGACCGTGAACTTACTCTAGAAACCAGAACCAGTTTCAGTGACAAACATTTCCCCAGAGCCCAAAAATCTGAAACTGAGTGGGAGTTTGCGGAAATCTGGGCCGATACTCTGATATCTCCTCCTTATATTCTGATGTTAGTTAAGGAAAAATCTGGGAAATTTTGCATCCATAACCCAGCACAAAACTATAAAGTTATTTTTACCAGTGACGATTACGAATCTGCTAAAATGTGGCTTTTAGAGGATGAATACGAGCGTTTGAATAGTCGCATTTTACAAGAAGTATGAAGGGATGCAGCTAAAATATTGCTGATCAACTCAAGTGGGACTTACCTCCAAGGGCAGAATTAGCAGTAGAGGGGTGAGATTATAGGGCATTGTGCTAAACTAAGAGTCGGAGTGCATATATATATTCCCTATGACTAACCAGCGCCTAGCATCCTTCCAAACAGCCTTCCAGAATCTTCAGTTACTTCCTTTAGTTACAGTAGAGCAACTGAATAAATTTCATGTGGAATATGGCACTGAGATTTTAGAAGAATTGGAGCATTTGGTTGAAGATTGCTCACCAGACAATAACAAAATTATTTTTACAGGGCATCGTGGGTCAGGCAAATCGACATTGCTGGGTCAATTTTGCCGGGACACGCAGAATCGCTACTTTGTAGTGTTCTTTTCAATTTCTGACCTGATTGAAATGTCAGATGTGAATCATGTTAACATTTTGTTTGCTATGGCAGTAAAGCTGATGGAAGCAGCAGAAGAACGCCAGATTAAAATCGGTTCTAAAACAAAAAAAGCTTTTTATCAGTGGTTTAGTAAGCATACACGAACTGAGGGAAGTTCAGTTGATTCTACCATTGAGCTAGAAACGAGTGGAGAAGCTGGTGTCAATGCTTTGTTTGTGAAATTTTTTGCCAAATTGAAAGCGACGTTGAAGGCAAACTCTGTGATTCGTGAGGAAATTACGACTGAGTTTTCGAGACGGATTTCAGACTTGATCGATCGCATCAACGATATCGCTAGTGCGATTCAAGCGGCGTGCGGAAAAGAAGTTTTGGTCGTGATTGATGATCTTGATAAACTCGATCTAGAGATTGTCGATCGCGTTTATCGAAATAATATTAGTGCGTTGTTTCAGCCTCAATTTCGGATTATTTATACAATTCCAATGGCAGCCACACGAGATATGTCATTGCGAGGAATTATTCAGAATGCTACGAATAATAAGATTCAATCGATGTGGGCGACAAAGTTGTTTCCCCGCGGAGGAGATAGAGTTCCCAATGCCTCTCCTGTCGCAGAAGCTGTAAAAGTATTTGAGAAAATTCTTTATAAGCGAATCCCCAAGGAGT
Proteins encoded:
- a CDS encoding DUF1345 domain-containing protein, with amino-acid sequence MHWVWSLRHRLFVSVLFAIAVALFLPRDYLPLTRTLCIWNAGAVNFLILTWILMLKGTPELMRHNAQQLDAGRLAILSTITGAAFASFLAIFFLLRDTKGLPPNLLLLHLGLSVLTIVGSWMQVHTIFTMHYAHSYYGNSSKQQGSYSQANGLDFPGDDEPDYKDFLYFSFGIGMTCQVADVQTTSRSMRFLVLVHSVLSFFFNTAILAMSVNIIAGLNG
- a CDS encoding P-loop NTPase fold protein, which encodes MTNQRLASFQTAFQNLQLLPLVTVEQLNKFHVEYGTEILEELEHLVEDCSPDNNKIIFTGHRGSGKSTLLGQFCRDTQNRYFVVFFSISDLIEMSDVNHVNILFAMAVKLMEAAEERQIKIGSKTKKAFYQWFSKHTRTEGSSVDSTIELETSGEAGVNALFVKFFAKLKATLKANSVIREEITTEFSRRISDLIDRINDIASAIQAACGKEVLVVIDDLDKLDLEIVDRVYRNNISALFQPQFRIIYTIPMAATRDMSLRGIIQNATNNKIQSMWATKLFPRGGDRVPNASPVAEAVKVFEKILYKRIPKELIAPEATQMMIVKSGGALREFIRLASLCCGLCLKQLRRTPDNQDLKITSEILQNAIKDYRINLTEPLGQNRYQILVDVYQNYLPKDGIDQDFLDLLHTLYILEYRNDDLWFGVHPVVQEILQRRGLIGAEG
- a CDS encoding DUF2281 domain-containing protein, with product MNLEQAVLDKLRALPPERQQEVLDFAEFLQQKSLVKRPLKSAKGLCADLKVDITEEDIAQARQEMWGNFPREIV